A region from the uncultured Draconibacterium sp. genome encodes:
- a CDS encoding sulfatase-like hydrolase/transferase, producing MKKTVVILLAFLACQLFGKIAEAQQPNVLYILTDDHRYDAVRAFNQMLHGRDMSELGYVESPQTDWLTKMGTTFINTYCQAQGCAPSRASLHYGRYPFRSGVYEFEYHNNNAQHCQPTLPEQMADLGYQTFHVGKLGVRIKTVKNGKVQPHQIYQTDIKFKTMHKDGFTAWGKDWIYEVDGKKLEKPLSNTDFFVTPDGKFQYNSLQLEKERPELAGITEKNAKKYDILRHYNQKKPRKIDSGMIISGVSSRPAGENRDGFYTSVLADYLNTENKPYTIGSQTVDGVNPSKPIFIHLGYDFPHTPVLPPADYRVRFQKHKYKVPEYSQKEFDAMAKQMQKQVEAGFSDHYTDEEKQKFIQDYYAFCAYGDDLVGKAADAFIEYSEKHKQEWMIIYVHGDHGWKLNDHGSVSKFTPWDVDCHNPIVVVSSDKKRFPAGKVVTNFTEFVDVAPTALAAGGANLKSEKFDYLDGLDLAKVASGKAPVRDYVIGESHAVTGPRAFIRTKEYVFSMQTRPDKTRGKNMDWARNAPYKDLDPALYHFSQDPNEVNNLAFNEEYQKVAQAMKEKLINIVLGDNRVEVGWGKKADGTQVYRSNFAPGAHDYKLELD from the coding sequence ATGAAGAAAACAGTTGTTATACTATTGGCCTTTCTTGCTTGCCAGTTATTTGGAAAAATTGCCGAAGCGCAACAACCAAATGTGTTGTACATACTAACCGACGACCACCGCTACGATGCTGTGCGTGCATTTAACCAGATGTTGCACGGCCGCGACATGAGTGAATTGGGCTATGTGGAATCGCCACAAACCGACTGGCTAACAAAAATGGGGACCACCTTTATAAATACCTACTGCCAGGCACAGGGCTGTGCACCATCACGTGCGTCTTTGCATTATGGTCGCTATCCGTTTCGCTCGGGCGTTTACGAATTTGAATACCATAACAATAATGCCCAGCACTGTCAGCCTACTTTACCTGAGCAAATGGCAGACTTAGGTTATCAAACTTTTCATGTTGGCAAATTGGGGGTACGAATAAAAACAGTTAAAAATGGAAAGGTTCAGCCTCACCAGATTTATCAAACCGACATAAAATTTAAAACCATGCACAAAGATGGTTTTACGGCGTGGGGGAAAGATTGGATTTATGAAGTTGATGGAAAGAAACTGGAAAAGCCACTCAGTAACACTGACTTTTTTGTTACTCCCGATGGCAAATTTCAATACAATTCGCTTCAACTGGAAAAAGAGCGCCCGGAATTAGCCGGAATTACAGAAAAGAATGCGAAGAAATATGATATTCTTCGTCATTATAACCAGAAAAAGCCCAGGAAGATAGATAGTGGGATGATTATTTCGGGCGTTAGTTCACGTCCTGCTGGCGAAAACCGCGATGGTTTTTACACTTCGGTTCTTGCCGATTATTTGAATACAGAAAATAAACCATACACCATTGGTTCGCAAACGGTTGACGGTGTAAACCCTTCGAAACCAATATTTATTCATCTGGGTTACGATTTCCCGCATACCCCTGTTCTTCCGCCGGCCGATTACCGCGTACGTTTTCAAAAGCATAAATACAAAGTGCCCGAGTACAGCCAAAAGGAATTTGATGCCATGGCCAAACAAATGCAAAAGCAGGTTGAGGCAGGTTTTTCCGACCATTATACCGATGAAGAAAAGCAAAAGTTTATTCAGGATTATTATGCCTTTTGTGCTTATGGCGACGATTTGGTGGGCAAAGCGGCCGATGCATTTATCGAATACAGCGAAAAACACAAACAGGAATGGATGATTATTTATGTGCATGGCGACCACGGCTGGAAATTGAACGACCATGGTTCGGTGTCGAAATTTACGCCCTGGGATGTGGATTGCCACAATCCGATTGTTGTGGTTTCATCCGACAAAAAACGTTTCCCGGCAGGGAAAGTAGTAACCAATTTTACCGAATTTGTTGATGTAGCGCCCACAGCCCTTGCAGCAGGAGGTGCAAACCTTAAATCCGAAAAATTTGACTATTTAGATGGCTTGGATTTGGCAAAAGTAGCATCGGGAAAAGCACCGGTTCGCGATTACGTAATTGGCGAAAGCCATGCAGTAACCGGGCCTCGCGCTTTTATTCGTACCAAAGAGTATGTATTCTCGATGCAAACCCGCCCCGATAAAACTCGCGGTAAAAATATGGATTGGGCGCGCAATGCACCTTACAAAGATTTAGACCCCGCTTTGTATCATTTTAGCCAAGACCCGAATGAAGTAAATAACCTGGCCTTTAATGAAGAATACCAGAAAGTCGCTCAGGCAATGAAAGAAAAGCTCATAAACATTGTGCTTGGCGATAACCGTGTAGAGGTGGGCTGGGGCAAAAAAGCCGATGGAACGCAAGTGTACCGCAGCAACTTTGCTCCTGGTGCGCACGATTATAAATTAGAGTTGGATTAA
- a CDS encoding T9SS type A sorting domain-containing protein, whose product MRELFLSITILFSLQLSAQTIFEENFDSLATGTDLTTLGYELSQKPTYDGTVTVTVFDDGGNNVARMVASPSGSAGMQIEKTIDVEAQVIYTFEMLSKGPYKRQLRVYSENDALLASTEDYKPSTTEEETLWKNMSLTFLTDATTTKVKIAFHHYWSGTIDMDSIKVTKIGEPGSQTSYYLSSSEGDDNNDGTINNPWKSLEKISSEFLFPGDSVLFKRGDRFDGHFVVNGSGNEEKPILITSYGEGDLPIITGQVGEAGGGDYQEAILVENNDNLIFDGLEIQNERTVSRSGVADTDAYGIYVKNSGTKVMNNLLFQNMTFKNVFAAEPMLNPEDFDKIQVSGLAFHSTQNTEVGKAKNINGIEIKDSYFGNLQRLGIKFSHSGGVDGIGNDSINRNMNIHIHNNEFYYNGGTGVLPNGTYNCLIENNIFDHPGADTDPRMPGRGSAIWNYKAINTIMQYNTVISANGYLDSYGIHIDKHNTNTFVQYNYMVDCIGGFVEILANNRNAVYRFNVSVNSGYRYSTGVSTWKAGSSTIYIYSDRWVGENQEELMLSDGVYVYNNTVVMDYPFETTFNVDAKNMFIYNNIFSSINGAKMGYLECRVRDNDTPFTMQNNLYEGDVNPVWVEYDTNPISGASEFKGVGTDKMAYYLNENSDAINAGVAISGLVVPNAGYGVFINIPPYPTVDFYGNAIDLSSGTPNIGACNTKDGIVGLNSIIEDDYDWLIYPKPADSSIHFVHKGDIFGEMQISLVNLKGQVVQTELKKLLVNQNEFNLQLNTNLQNGIYIVNIRGNERAYSRRILWHK is encoded by the coding sequence ATGAGAGAACTTTTTCTATCAATAACAATACTGTTTAGCCTCCAACTCTCCGCCCAAACCATCTTCGAAGAAAATTTCGATAGCCTGGCAACAGGAACCGATTTAACCACCTTAGGCTACGAACTTTCGCAGAAACCAACATACGACGGAACGGTTACCGTAACGGTTTTTGATGATGGAGGAAACAATGTAGCCAGAATGGTTGCCAGCCCAAGCGGTTCGGCAGGTATGCAAATAGAAAAAACCATCGATGTTGAAGCACAGGTAATTTATACCTTTGAGATGCTTAGCAAAGGCCCCTACAAAAGGCAACTCAGGGTTTATTCTGAAAATGATGCATTGTTGGCTTCTACTGAAGACTATAAACCATCTACGACTGAAGAAGAAACGCTTTGGAAAAATATGTCGCTTACTTTTTTAACCGATGCGACTACCACAAAGGTTAAAATAGCCTTCCATCATTATTGGTCGGGAACCATTGATATGGATAGTATAAAAGTGACCAAAATTGGTGAGCCAGGTTCGCAAACATCGTATTACTTAAGCAGCAGCGAAGGCGATGATAACAACGATGGTACCATAAATAATCCCTGGAAATCGCTTGAGAAAATCAGCTCGGAATTTCTCTTTCCGGGCGATTCGGTTCTATTTAAACGAGGAGACCGCTTTGATGGACATTTTGTGGTAAATGGCTCCGGAAATGAAGAAAAACCAATTCTGATTACTTCGTATGGCGAGGGTGATTTACCAATCATTACAGGCCAAGTTGGCGAAGCCGGTGGTGGCGATTACCAGGAAGCGATTCTGGTTGAAAACAACGATAACCTGATATTCGACGGGCTGGAGATCCAGAACGAACGTACCGTTTCTCGAAGCGGAGTTGCCGATACCGATGCTTACGGAATTTATGTGAAAAACTCGGGTACAAAAGTGATGAACAATCTCTTGTTCCAAAATATGACTTTTAAAAATGTATTTGCGGCTGAACCCATGCTCAACCCCGAAGATTTCGACAAAATTCAGGTCTCGGGTCTTGCTTTTCATTCAACACAAAACACCGAAGTGGGCAAGGCGAAAAATATAAACGGCATTGAAATTAAAGATTCTTATTTTGGCAATTTGCAACGCCTTGGAATTAAATTTTCGCACAGTGGCGGTGTCGATGGAATTGGAAACGACTCCATTAACCGAAATATGAATATCCATATTCATAACAACGAATTTTACTACAATGGAGGAACGGGAGTACTACCTAACGGAACCTATAACTGTTTAATCGAAAACAATATTTTCGACCACCCGGGTGCAGATACCGACCCGCGTATGCCAGGGCGTGGAAGCGCTATTTGGAATTATAAAGCCATTAATACCATTATGCAATACAATACTGTAATAAGTGCGAATGGTTATTTAGATTCATACGGAATTCATATTGATAAGCATAATACAAACACCTTTGTACAGTACAATTATATGGTCGATTGTATTGGTGGTTTTGTTGAAATTCTGGCCAATAATAGAAACGCAGTTTACCGTTTTAATGTTAGTGTAAATAGTGGTTACAGGTATTCAACGGGTGTTTCTACCTGGAAAGCGGGCAGTAGTACCATTTATATTTATTCCGACCGTTGGGTTGGCGAAAATCAGGAAGAATTGATGTTAAGCGATGGTGTCTATGTTTACAACAATACCGTGGTGATGGATTATCCTTTTGAAACTACATTTAATGTGGATGCCAAAAACATGTTCATTTACAACAACATTTTTTCATCTATCAACGGGGCTAAAATGGGCTACCTCGAATGCAGAGTGCGGGATAATGATACGCCATTTACCATGCAAAATAACCTGTACGAGGGCGATGTAAACCCGGTTTGGGTGGAATACGATACGAATCCAATTTCTGGAGCTTCGGAGTTTAAAGGGGTAGGCACAGACAAAATGGCCTATTACCTAAACGAAAACAGCGACGCAATTAATGCCGGAGTTGCTATAAGCGGTCTGGTTGTGCCAAATGCCGGTTATGGTGTATTTATAAATATTCCCCCTTACCCAACTGTCGATTTTTACGGAAATGCCATCGACCTTTCGTCGGGCACCCCAAATATTGGTGCATGTAATACCAAAGACGGAATTGTGGGCTTAAATTCAATAATTGAAGATGATTACGATTGGTTGATTTACCCCAAGCCGGCTGATTCAAGCATCCATTTTGTTCACAAAGGAGACATATTTGGTGAAATGCAAATTTCGCTTGTAAACCTTAAGGGACAGGTTGTACAAACCGAACTCAAAAAACTTTTAGTTAACCAAAACGAATTTAATTTGCAGTTGAACACGAACCTCCAAAACGGAATTTATATTGTGAATATTCGCGGCAATGAAAGAGCTTATAGCAGGCGAATCCTCTGGCACAAATAG
- a CDS encoding glycoside hydrolase family 2 TIM barrel-domain containing protein has translation MHEKTNRIILLLFFFASVFTTNAQEFWKDKQVYTVGTQAHACTHYIYADVSSALEGDYKASPYYKDLAGDWKFHWAETVAAKPEDFYLPRYTVDDWKTIPVPACWERHGYGVPSHRGLGMRVKEESILIPAVPEEDNHVGSYRTTFTVPEGWKDRQTLLHFNGVSSAFYLWVNGKLVGYDEDAMTSSVFDITPYLKDGKNVVAVQVYRWTTGSYLESGDTWTFSGIFRDVYLQSRPFVQIKDFFLTSDLDENYKDAEFSAKIKLNNFSDSVPKNYSVAVDLYDAEGKLISESGTKSPKIGWRMGNLGAETILEYSTNIEGPKLWSAEFPNLYTVVLSLLDDKGKTVEVTQSQFGFRKVEIKDLQVHINGKPIKIKGANRGESHPEFGKTLTEASMIQDIMLMKQNNFNAVRSSHHPNDPRWYALCDKYGLYVMDEALESPDYFIRGNGLPGSDISWMGAALDRVVAMVERSKNHPSIIFWSLGNESGFGQNFALMSDYIRRFDPTRPISYDGRETDCWEVKDYFDMNSSMYPFIEDDPEQKHWKLLTFWAEPKYSKPYIMIEYAHAQGNAMGNFAEYWRVVERNPSFVGGYIWDWVNQTYNTEMPDGRIRQSHKLDYHKVDTMAAGKNFSKYMYNGNECAKGAVFADRTEKPFMPELKKAQQYITISADERKNNLFHIKNNYYFTSLNDFVGSWIIRKDGVQVKQGEIPALNLNPKESGKFEVQLPKFKEDSEYTIDFSYRLKSVRLWADAGHEVAKEQIVLQNRTPSENTGKGIVALTENDKTIKVEGKGFVVSFDKLSGTISSIVSGGNELIAQDGEVKGPKLNVYRSPIENDNKDYKMSWFKASLNNLNEKTVSVKASQPEASKVSVAVSKEFVSDSGSFKHECIYEIGGNGSVKIDNKVIPTGFDDLLSLPRVGLKLGLVEGLEKVQWYGRGPHENYPDRNESAHLGIYESTASEMFVPYVVPQECGGRSDTRWLKLGFENGTKPALTVESVLPFQFSALHYDASDMDKASRPEFMKCRKETILCIDSEMLGLGNASCGPPPLSQYIVPVQEYEFSFTLKFD, from the coding sequence ATGCACGAAAAAACAAACCGAATAATTCTTTTACTTTTCTTTTTTGCTTCTGTGTTTACCACAAACGCACAGGAGTTCTGGAAAGACAAACAAGTGTACACCGTAGGTACGCAAGCTCACGCCTGCACACATTATATTTACGCCGATGTATCATCCGCATTGGAAGGTGATTATAAAGCATCACCGTATTATAAAGATCTTGCCGGTGACTGGAAATTTCACTGGGCCGAAACGGTTGCTGCAAAACCGGAAGATTTTTATTTGCCAAGGTATACCGTTGATGATTGGAAAACGATTCCTGTTCCTGCTTGTTGGGAACGTCATGGTTACGGTGTGCCTTCGCACCGTGGATTGGGAATGCGTGTTAAAGAGGAAAGTATATTAATTCCTGCAGTGCCGGAAGAGGACAATCATGTGGGAAGCTACCGAACAACTTTTACGGTTCCTGAGGGTTGGAAAGACCGACAAACCCTGCTTCATTTTAATGGGGTGTCGAGTGCTTTTTACCTGTGGGTGAATGGCAAATTGGTGGGCTACGACGAAGATGCCATGACCTCTTCTGTTTTTGATATTACTCCTTATTTGAAAGATGGTAAAAACGTCGTGGCAGTGCAAGTTTATCGTTGGACTACGGGTAGCTATTTGGAATCTGGCGACACCTGGACCTTTAGTGGAATCTTCCGCGATGTTTATTTACAAAGTCGTCCGTTCGTTCAAATTAAGGATTTCTTTCTGACGTCCGATTTGGATGAGAATTACAAAGACGCAGAATTTAGTGCCAAAATTAAACTCAACAATTTTAGCGATTCTGTTCCGAAGAACTATTCTGTTGCAGTTGATTTATATGATGCAGAAGGTAAGCTGATTTCAGAATCGGGAACTAAAAGCCCAAAAATTGGATGGCGCATGGGGAACCTGGGAGCAGAAACCATACTCGAATATTCAACAAATATTGAAGGCCCAAAACTCTGGTCGGCCGAATTTCCAAACCTCTACACTGTTGTACTTTCTTTGCTCGATGATAAAGGGAAAACAGTGGAAGTAACACAAAGCCAGTTTGGTTTTCGTAAAGTAGAAATTAAAGATTTACAAGTCCACATCAATGGGAAACCCATAAAAATTAAGGGCGCCAACCGCGGCGAATCGCACCCTGAATTTGGCAAAACTTTAACCGAAGCATCCATGATTCAAGACATAATGCTGATGAAACAAAACAATTTTAACGCGGTGCGGTCCAGTCATCACCCCAACGACCCACGCTGGTATGCACTTTGCGATAAATACGGGCTATACGTAATGGACGAAGCACTTGAATCGCCCGACTACTTTATACGCGGGAATGGCTTGCCCGGAAGCGATATCAGTTGGATGGGCGCAGCTTTAGATCGTGTCGTGGCCATGGTGGAGCGTTCTAAAAATCATCCTTCCATTATTTTTTGGTCCTTGGGAAATGAGTCGGGTTTTGGACAAAATTTTGCGTTGATGAGCGATTACATTCGCCGCTTCGACCCAACACGCCCCATTTCTTACGATGGCCGCGAGACCGATTGCTGGGAGGTGAAAGACTATTTTGATATGAACAGTTCGATGTATCCGTTTATTGAGGATGACCCGGAGCAAAAGCACTGGAAATTGTTAACGTTTTGGGCCGAACCGAAATACAGTAAACCTTATATTATGATTGAATACGCCCATGCACAAGGTAATGCAATGGGTAACTTTGCCGAGTATTGGCGCGTGGTTGAACGAAATCCTTCGTTTGTAGGTGGATACATCTGGGACTGGGTAAACCAAACTTATAACACTGAAATGCCTGACGGACGAATCCGCCAAAGTCATAAACTGGACTACCACAAGGTAGACACGATGGCAGCCGGCAAAAACTTCTCAAAATATATGTACAATGGCAACGAGTGCGCCAAAGGAGCAGTTTTTGCCGACCGTACTGAGAAACCGTTTATGCCCGAACTAAAAAAAGCGCAGCAGTACATTACCATTTCTGCCGATGAAAGGAAAAACAACCTGTTTCACATTAAAAATAATTATTATTTCACAAGCCTCAACGATTTTGTTGGAAGCTGGATCATACGAAAGGATGGTGTTCAGGTAAAACAAGGAGAAATTCCGGCACTCAACTTAAATCCAAAAGAATCGGGAAAATTTGAAGTTCAGCTCCCGAAGTTTAAAGAAGATTCGGAATATACCATTGATTTTAGTTATCGTTTAAAAAGTGTCAGGCTGTGGGCCGATGCAGGGCATGAAGTCGCCAAAGAGCAAATTGTGTTGCAGAACCGGACACCTTCAGAAAATACAGGCAAAGGAATAGTTGCCTTAACTGAAAACGATAAAACCATTAAGGTTGAAGGAAAAGGTTTTGTTGTAAGCTTCGATAAATTATCAGGTACAATTAGCTCCATAGTGTCTGGCGGAAATGAACTGATTGCGCAGGATGGAGAGGTGAAAGGTCCGAAATTAAATGTATATCGCTCACCCATCGAAAACGACAATAAGGATTATAAAATGAGTTGGTTTAAAGCTTCGTTAAACAACTTAAACGAGAAAACAGTTTCGGTAAAAGCGTCACAGCCTGAAGCATCGAAAGTTAGCGTTGCTGTTAGTAAAGAATTTGTTTCCGACTCGGGAAGTTTCAAACACGAATGTATCTACGAGATTGGCGGTAACGGCAGTGTAAAAATCGATAACAAGGTAATCCCAACAGGTTTTGATGATTTATTGTCGCTGCCACGCGTGGGCTTAAAGTTGGGTTTGGTTGAAGGTTTGGAAAAGGTGCAATGGTATGGCCGCGGACCCCACGAAAACTATCCCGATAGAAATGAATCGGCACACCTGGGAATTTACGAATCAACCGCAAGCGAAATGTTTGTGCCGTATGTGGTACCCCAGGAATGCGGCGGACGTTCGGATACGCGCTGGTTAAAGTTGGGATTTGAAAATGGTACAAAGCCTGCACTCACCGTTGAATCAGTTTTGCCTTTTCAATTCTCGGCATTACATTACGATGCAAGCGATATGGACAAAGCCAGCCGTCCCGAATTTATGAAGTGTCGGAAAGAAACAATCCTCTGTATCGACTCGGAAATGTTAGGACTGGGAAATGCAAGTTGTGGACCACCGCCGTTATCCCAATATATAGTTCCGGTACAGGAATATGAATTTAGTTTTACGCTTAAGTTCGATTGA
- a CDS encoding Dabb family protein → MIYRTDFKAISGDNTVSVTSYEKNGKHFVYAGGFNDIDVYELNDAGELTPVSSHEMYKKKGPARGMVADRVKGTDFLFVANKFGDAIEVFKILDTGSLENVFKVFDTEETHIGIGITLQVVHMKEASYLFAGGLEETPGLSCFKIHDDGRLTHVQSVKDDDEIHADGIIGMFTHKIDGKTYLYTGGFQDNGVSSFRVYENGTFKNLNNISDNNTDRFLTGAYPVTGVKMGENYYVIVGHRHHKYYTRKGFIKKTDFVYHGDAVSVLKVNKKGELVPHSVLKDDESTKLAGQTRIEIISSNDEKAILAVGTRDDASIQLCRLNKDGILSPINYLETGYSIYYGLRAHKIGDKNFLLAGSNRFDMNKIVAYQVSPQKTINSGKTLKHVVSLKFKRNISRDKVNEALASFLDLRNDIPEISALEWGINDSTEGLSKGFDYCFTLSFKDEHAREIYLFHEAHLRAAKNIVPLLEDIFVMDYWTDN, encoded by the coding sequence ATGATATATCGCACCGATTTTAAGGCTATTTCAGGAGACAATACGGTTTCAGTAACCAGTTACGAAAAAAATGGCAAGCATTTCGTGTATGCCGGTGGTTTTAACGACATTGATGTGTATGAATTAAACGATGCCGGTGAGCTAACACCTGTTAGTTCGCATGAAATGTACAAGAAAAAAGGGCCTGCTCGAGGAATGGTTGCCGACCGGGTTAAGGGTACCGACTTTTTGTTTGTTGCCAACAAGTTTGGCGATGCCATAGAGGTTTTTAAAATACTTGACACTGGTTCGCTTGAAAACGTGTTTAAGGTTTTTGATACCGAAGAAACTCACATTGGAATTGGTATTACGCTTCAGGTAGTTCACATGAAAGAGGCCTCTTATCTTTTTGCCGGTGGACTGGAAGAAACTCCGGGTTTGTCGTGCTTCAAAATTCACGACGACGGAAGACTTACCCACGTACAATCGGTAAAGGACGATGACGAAATTCATGCTGATGGTATTATTGGGATGTTTACCCATAAAATTGATGGGAAAACCTATCTGTATACCGGAGGTTTTCAGGACAATGGGGTAAGTAGTTTCAGGGTGTATGAAAATGGTACATTCAAAAACCTGAATAACATTAGCGATAATAACACCGACCGCTTTCTAACAGGCGCTTATCCGGTTACCGGCGTTAAGATGGGCGAGAACTATTATGTGATAGTTGGCCACCGGCATCATAAATATTATACGCGAAAAGGTTTTATCAAAAAAACAGATTTTGTTTACCACGGCGATGCAGTAAGTGTTTTGAAGGTGAACAAAAAAGGCGAACTCGTTCCACACTCAGTTTTAAAAGACGATGAAAGCACCAAACTTGCCGGCCAAACCCGGATTGAAATTATTTCATCAAACGATGAAAAAGCAATTCTAGCGGTTGGTACGAGGGATGATGCAAGTATTCAGCTGTGCCGGTTAAACAAAGACGGAATTCTTAGCCCCATAAATTATTTGGAAACAGGCTATTCAATTTATTACGGACTTAGAGCACATAAAATCGGAGATAAAAACTTCTTGCTGGCAGGCTCTAACCGCTTCGACATGAATAAAATTGTGGCTTATCAAGTAAGTCCCCAAAAAACAATAAACTCCGGGAAAACACTAAAACATGTGGTAAGTCTTAAATTTAAAAGGAATATAAGCAGGGATAAGGTAAATGAAGCCTTAGCCAGTTTTTTAGACCTTAGAAATGATATACCGGAAATAAGTGCCCTGGAATGGGGGATTAACGATAGTACAGAAGGCTTAAGTAAAGGCTTTGACTACTGTTTTACACTTAGTTTTAAAGACGAACATGCCAGGGAAATATATTTATTTCATGAAGCACACCTGCGTGCTGCTAAAAATATTGTGCCACTTTTGGAAGATATTTTTGTTATGGATTACTGGACGGATAATTAA